In Citrus sinensis cultivar Valencia sweet orange chromosome 2, DVS_A1.0, whole genome shotgun sequence, a single genomic region encodes these proteins:
- the LOC102630900 gene encoding vesicle-associated protein 4-2 has product MAIADRKSASDSKGWGFFKLPFRQSGNSSNTTSTSSSASHQHQNQSNQQVEGSKTHGSSSVSSVARSLLPKRRRLKLDPANKLYFPYEAGKQVRSAIKIKNTSKSHVAFKFQTTAPKSCFMRPPGAILAPGESLIATVFKFVELPENNEKPMYQKSRDKFKIISMKVKADVDYVPELFDEQKDQTAAEQILRVVFLNPERPEPALEKLKRQLADADAAVAARKKPPEDTGPRIIGEGLVIDEWKERRERYLARQQVEGVDSV; this is encoded by the exons ATGGCGATAGCTGACCGAAAATCCGCGTCTGATAGTAAAGGCTGGGGCTTCTTCAAGCTGCCGTTTCGACAGTCGGGAAACAGCTCAAACACGACGTCGACGTCTTCCTCAGCCTCTCATCAACACCAGAATCAAAGTAACCAACAAGTAGAGGGATCGAAAACGCATGGTTCCAGTTCGGTTTCTTCCGTTGCACGATCACTTCTACCCAAACGGCGCCGTCTCAAGCTTGATCCTGCCAATAAGCTCTACTTTCCCT atGAGGCTGGCAAGCAGGTCAGGAGTGCAATCAAGATAAAGAACACAAGCAAGTCGCATGTGGCTTTCAAG TTTCAAACAACAGCACCAAAAAGCTGTTTCATGCGTCCTCCAGGTGCTATTCTTGCACCAGGCGAGAGTCTCATAGCAACCG TTTTCAAGTTTGTGGAGCTTCCAGAGAACAATGAAAAACCGATGTATCAAAAGAGTAGAgataagtttaaaataattagcaTGAAGGTGAAAGCGGATGTAGACTATGTCCCTGAGCTG TTTGATGAGCAAAAGGATCAAACAGCTGCAGAGCAAATATTGCGGGTTGTTTTTCTAAATCCAGAGCGTCCTGAACCT GctcttgaaaaattgaagCGCCAGTTGGCAGATGCTGATGCTGCCGTTGCAGCTCGCAAGAAGCCACCAGAAGATACGGGTCCAAGGATTATTGGGGAAGGGCTTGTCATAGATGAATGG AAAGAGCGAAGAGAAAGATACCTTGCGCGACAGCAAGTTGAAGGAGTAGACTCAGTATAG